ACCAGGACGCGGTCCGCGCGGCCTACCGCGAGAAGGTCAAGGAGACCCACCCAGACGTGAGCGACGACCCGGACGCAAGCGAGCGGTTCAAGCGGGTCACCCGCGCCGAGGAGGTGCTGGGCGACGAGGACGAACGGGCGCGGTACGACCGACTGGGTCACGACGCGTACGTCGACCGCGTGAGCGGTCGGAACGCCGCCGGGTCGGAGCGGTCGCCGTGGACGACGGACGAGCGCCGCGACCCGAGCGAGGCGGCGCGCCAGCACGTCTCCGGGGACGACGGCGGCGCGGCGGGAAGCGGGCGAACCAGCCGCGATCGAACGAGTGCAGACGACTGGGGGAGCGACGGCGTCGAGTGGGGGCGCGACGGCAAGTGGGGACGCGACCGCGACGAACGGGAGAGCACCGCGGCGCGGGACGGGACCGGCCGGTCGCGGGCGCAGCGACGCCAGGAGTTCTACCGCGACCGGACCGGCCGGGAGGAGACGAGCTACGCGGTCCACGGCTGGGACGACGAGGGGGGCGCCGACGGCCGCGACGCGGGCGTCCCGCTGACCCAGCAACACCTCATGTTCCTCGCCGGGATGGTGTTTCTCTACCCGGTGCTC
This portion of the Halostella limicola genome encodes:
- a CDS encoding DnaJ domain-containing protein, producing the protein MADTYYDVLGVPPDADQDAVRAAYREKVKETHPDVSDDPDASERFKRVTRAEEVLGDEDERARYDRLGHDAYVDRVSGRNAAGSERSPWTTDERRDPSEAARQHVSGDDGGAAGSGRTSRDRTSADDWGSDGVEWGRDGKWGRDRDERESTAARDGTGRSRAQRRQEFYRDRTGREETSYAVHGWDDEGGADGRDAGVPLTQQHLMFLAGMVFLYPVLAFFSVTPAFPLVLRLVVGLCTLLITGYLLTIPPIGTAIFGVWSVLSPIAVLLLPVDPLSLPALFALGVCWVPFGYSLVVARALRG